A stretch of Oncorhynchus mykiss isolate Arlee chromosome 12, USDA_OmykA_1.1, whole genome shotgun sequence DNA encodes these proteins:
- the LOC110537817 gene encoding cysteine-rich and transmembrane domain-containing protein 1, protein MNLDQPPPYGGPGPSAPGYPAPTAPGYPTPMAPVYQPQGFPDQGYPAQGYPAPGYPPTDPSYSNFLPGPPGLYQGQPGYQGYQIPPQPQLGWQDTPPGAQMYGEAPKNTVYVVEDRSRDGGGGGEHACLTACWTALCCCCLWDMMT, encoded by the exons ATGAATTTGGATCAGCCACCTCCTTATGGGGGCCCTGGCCCCTCTGCCCCAGGATACCCTGCCCCTACAGCACCTGGGTATCCAACCCCCATGGCCCCTGTGTACCAACCCCAAGGGTTCCCAGATCAGGGATACCCAGCCCAGGGATACCCTGCTCCGGGTTATCCACCCACAGATCCATCCTACTCTAACTTCCTCCCAGGACCCCCAGGTTTATACCAAGGGCAGCCAGGTTACCAAGGTTACCAGATTCCGCCTCAGCCACAGTTAGGATGGCAGGATACACCCCCTGGTGCACAAATGTATGGAGAAGCCCCTAAGAACACAG TGTATGTGGTGGAGGACAGGAGTCGAGATGGCGGAGGCGGAGGGGAGCACGCCTGTCTCACGGCCTGTTGGACGGCCCTTTGCTGCTGCTGTTTGTGGGACATGATGACCTGA